GATACCCAGCGTCACGGGCCGGATCTCATCGGTGGTGGTCAGCGTCAGTGCGAAGAGGAAATCGCTCCATGCAAAGAGGAACGCAAACAGTCCGGCCGTAATGAGCGCATTCTTGGCGATGGGCATGGCGATGGAGACGAAAGCCCGTATCTGACCCGCCCCATCCACGCGTGCCGCCTCGATAATTGAGGCCGGGATACTCATCATGGATGCCCGCATGACCAAAATGGCGAATGGAATGGCATGGCTGGCATCGGCCAGAATGAGGCCCGGAATGGAGTTCAAAAGCCCCAAATTGTTATAGGCCGCGTACAGGGCATTGGCGATGACCACCCCGGGAATCATCTGGGCGATCAATATGGCCAGCATGGCCCAGCTGATCCAACGGAACTTGAATTGCGCCAGCGCATAGGCGGCGGGCGCTGCGATGGCCAAGGTCACCACCACGGCTCCCAGGGCAATGATCAGGCTTGTCAGCAGGTTCCGGCCCTGATCTGTAATGGCCTTTTCATAGCCGGCAAAGCTTGGATTCCACGGGAAGAAATCTGCTGAAAGCGTGTTGCCGGA
The Arthrobacter alpinus genome window above contains:
- a CDS encoding carbohydrate ABC transporter permease, with product MTTAPLNRSSIRGSALRRRAIKTRTSTLLGILFLAIMLFPIYWMINASLQPSGNTLSADFFPWNPSFAGYEKAITDQGRNLLTSLIIALGAVVVTLAIAAPAAYALAQFKFRWISWAMLAILIAQMIPGVVIANALYAAYNNLGLLNSIPGLILADASHAIPFAILVMRASMMSIPASIIEAARVDGAGQIRAFVSIAMPIAKNALITAGLFAFLFAWSDFLFALTLTTTDEIRPVTLGIYQYLGTQVSNWSAVMATAVLSSLPAIVLLVVAQKYIAAGATGGAVK